A single Sphingomonas sp. IW22 DNA region contains:
- a CDS encoding tetratricopeptide repeat protein: MNVVSESIMRFTSVSAALALAAVSISTSLHGQRPDDQIDPRSVALVEKAKAARAAGNLSGANDLLESAVVVDPRNRQAFILIAEVARQQELPGKAIRFYREALTIEPNDVAALRGQGEVLVQKGAVAKARENLAKIKTLCAAKPCADATVLAAAIAKGPPVTATAQATVTPLAAAAPAGKN, from the coding sequence ATGAACGTGGTTTCGGAGAGCATCATGCGGTTCACCAGCGTATCGGCGGCGCTTGCCCTGGCAGCGGTCAGCATTTCGACCTCGCTGCACGGCCAGCGGCCCGACGACCAGATCGATCCCCGGTCGGTCGCGCTGGTGGAAAAGGCGAAGGCCGCGCGCGCGGCAGGCAATTTGTCGGGCGCCAACGACCTGCTCGAAAGCGCCGTTGTCGTCGACCCGCGCAACCGTCAGGCCTTTATCCTGATCGCCGAGGTCGCGCGGCAGCAGGAACTGCCGGGCAAGGCGATCCGCTTTTATCGTGAGGCGCTGACCATCGAGCCGAACGACGTCGCCGCGTTGCGCGGGCAGGGCGAAGTGCTGGTGCAAAAGGGCGCAGTCGCCAAGGCGCGCGAGAATCTGGCCAAGATCAAGACGCTGTGCGCAGCCAAACCGTGCGCCGACGCAACCGTACTGGCCGCAGCGATTGCCAAGGGACCGCCGGTGACGGCCACCGCGCAGGCAACGGTAACGCCGCTTGCTGCCGCTGCACCGGCGGGGAAGAATTAG
- a CDS encoding S8 family serine peptidase, whose product MRSGGSISPPGGPVGVSPAPTPSPTPAPAYPQPVPPPAGYVITPSTMQPTRSANDSFEFRRNYDANEFSNALYALDSGFTGQGVTVAVIDDGVVNVNGELDGRIDTALSRDFGDDIVGGVRTARDELGDEQSEHGTAVANIIAGNRNGQGAMGYAPDARLAVLRIADWDADTRTETLTHIVEALDYATRQRIKIVNHSLSSGGDPAWSAPVARYGATGGLIVSSAGNSSGSAPADYPAINDSNRNAVLFVGALSPAQTSYQLATYSNRAGEAMDRYVVAVGSNLTTNISGSTATFSGTSSAAPVVSALAATILSKWPQLSGQQAGEIILNTATDIGSPGTDPVFGRGLVDFKAALSPVNPTLSNGVSQSAVASSVMAVPGTMNVTAIQNALSSVTVLDEYGRDFTGSVAGMIIRPEPRQDRWLYRRVEQMGSGGTTAIASGALSASLAFSSVRFGPSEDQVRTSLTTGNVTLNQGQTLIRAAWNARRSMQSDLMGLAPFEDGVMAYAPHAENSIGFERPLAGGRIALTLATGRQDAAQASAATLGWSVRGTELRAGIIDERGSIMGTPTGHGALRLGLGATTMMMEAHHMVALGHRWSLEGYGSLGITRLKIDGASLVTDATPILGSRLGLQVRGRIPGGMLSVGIAQPLTIESGAARLTYASGYDLVTRSLTYTSTLAGLADRRRLRLTAGFGAGGSRSSLRIGLMHDMSEQALSALAGWFAAF is encoded by the coding sequence GTGCGATCAGGCGGGAGCATCAGCCCGCCCGGCGGACCGGTCGGCGTATCCCCCGCCCCCACGCCCAGCCCGACGCCGGCACCTGCATATCCGCAGCCAGTCCCGCCGCCCGCCGGTTATGTGATCACGCCGTCGACGATGCAGCCGACACGCTCAGCCAACGACAGCTTTGAATTTCGTCGCAATTACGATGCGAACGAGTTTTCGAACGCCCTTTACGCGCTGGACAGTGGCTTCACCGGACAGGGCGTGACCGTGGCCGTGATCGACGACGGCGTGGTCAATGTGAACGGCGAACTGGATGGCCGGATCGACACGGCACTCTCGCGCGACTTTGGCGATGATATCGTCGGCGGGGTTCGCACCGCCCGCGACGAACTGGGTGACGAACAGTCGGAGCATGGCACTGCCGTCGCCAACATCATCGCGGGCAACCGCAATGGGCAAGGGGCAATGGGCTATGCCCCCGATGCCCGGCTCGCGGTGCTGCGTATTGCGGACTGGGATGCGGATACCCGCACCGAAACCCTGACCCACATCGTCGAAGCGCTGGATTACGCGACCAGGCAGCGGATCAAGATCGTCAACCACTCGCTCAGCAGCGGCGGGGATCCTGCGTGGAGCGCACCCGTGGCCCGATATGGCGCGACTGGCGGGCTGATCGTGTCGTCGGCGGGTAATTCGAGTGGCAGTGCGCCCGCGGACTATCCGGCGATCAACGACAGCAACCGCAACGCCGTCCTGTTTGTCGGCGCGCTAAGCCCGGCCCAGACTTCCTACCAACTCGCCACCTATTCAAACCGCGCTGGTGAGGCGATGGACCGCTATGTCGTGGCGGTCGGGTCCAACCTGACCACCAACATCAGCGGCAGCACGGCGACGTTCAGCGGCACCAGTTCCGCCGCGCCGGTGGTCAGCGCGCTGGCCGCGACCATCCTGTCGAAATGGCCGCAACTCAGCGGGCAACAGGCGGGCGAAATCATCCTGAACACCGCGACCGATATTGGCAGCCCCGGGACCGACCCGGTTTTCGGGCGCGGTCTGGTCGACTTCAAAGCGGCACTTTCCCCGGTCAATCCCACCTTGTCCAACGGCGTGAGCCAAAGCGCGGTCGCATCGTCGGTCATGGCCGTTCCTGGCACGATGAACGTCACCGCCATTCAGAACGCGCTATCAAGCGTGACCGTTCTGGATGAATATGGCCGTGACTTCACCGGCTCGGTCGCGGGCATGATCATCCGCCCCGAACCGCGTCAGGACCGCTGGCTGTATCGCCGTGTGGAGCAGATGGGATCGGGCGGCACGACCGCGATTGCATCGGGGGCCCTGTCCGCCAGCCTCGCCTTTTCAAGCGTCCGGTTCGGGCCGTCGGAAGACCAGGTTCGGACGTCCCTGACAACCGGCAACGTGACGCTGAACCAAGGACAAACCTTGATCCGCGCTGCTTGGAACGCGCGGCGTTCGATGCAGAGCGATCTGATGGGCCTTGCGCCGTTCGAGGACGGGGTCATGGCCTATGCGCCACACGCTGAAAACAGCATCGGGTTCGAACGCCCGCTCGCCGGCGGGCGCATCGCGCTTACCCTTGCAACGGGCAGGCAGGACGCGGCACAGGCAAGCGCCGCGACACTTGGGTGGTCAGTGCGCGGTACCGAACTGCGCGCCGGGATCATCGACGAGCGTGGCAGCATCATGGGCACGCCGACCGGCCACGGGGCGCTGCGGCTGGGCCTGGGCGCGACGACAATGATGATGGAGGCGCATCATATGGTCGCCCTCGGCCATCGTTGGTCGCTGGAGGGCTATGGCTCGCTGGGGATCACCCGCCTGAAGATCGACGGCGCTTCGCTGGTGACCGACGCCACGCCGATATTGGGATCACGTCTCGGCCTTCAGGTGCGCGGCCGGATACCCGGCGGAATGCTCAGCGTGGGCATCGCACAACCGCTCACCATCGAAAGCGGCGCGGCGCGGCTGACCTATGCCAGCGGCTATGATCTGGTGACGCGATCGCTGACCTATACCAGCACCCTGGCGGGTCTGGCCGACAGGCGGCGGCTGCGACTGACGGCGGGCTTCGGCGCGGGCGGGTCGCGATCCAGCCTGCGGATCGGGCTGATGCACGACATGTCCGAACAGGCGTTGAGCGCTTTGGCCGGCTGGTTCGCAGCCTTCTAG
- a CDS encoding RsmB/NOP family class I SAM-dependent RNA methyltransferase → MTPGARVQSAIEILDLILAAAREGGAAADTLLARWFAGHRFAGSKDRRAIREHVYAAIRLCGEVPATGRAAMLAVAATDPTVAAGFDGSPYGPAPIGGDEVAATPGVAPAWLVDALTASGMDAAAQAALLERAPLDIRINRLRGDEPAIEGAMPIHGLPDALRLPPDTAVERLPAFEAGAIEVQDAGSQFVALACAAKPGERVVDLCAGAGGKTLALAAAMANDGVILATDTDRARLQRLSPRAERAGVTIAETRLLNPGREAEVLEDWRDAADLVLVDAPCSGTGTWRRNPEARWRLTPDRLARLTATQARLLDLAATLVRPGGRLVHVVCSLLDAEGRDQADAFLARHPGWRVVPLDLPAGAPHGLGIRLDPAHHGTDGFFVAMMTRP, encoded by the coding sequence GGCGCGCTGGTTCGCGGGGCACCGCTTTGCGGGATCGAAGGACCGGCGTGCGATCCGGGAACATGTCTATGCCGCGATCCGGCTGTGCGGCGAGGTGCCCGCAACCGGCCGCGCGGCGATGCTGGCGGTGGCCGCGACCGATCCGACGGTGGCCGCAGGCTTTGACGGCTCCCCCTATGGCCCTGCGCCGATCGGGGGCGATGAAGTCGCCGCGACACCGGGCGTCGCGCCGGCATGGCTGGTCGATGCGCTGACGGCGTCGGGCATGGACGCGGCGGCACAGGCGGCCTTGCTGGAGCGCGCGCCGCTGGACATCCGCATCAATCGCCTGCGCGGCGACGAGCCTGCGATTGAGGGCGCCATGCCCATCCATGGTCTGCCCGACGCGCTTCGCCTGCCCCCCGATACTGCGGTCGAGCGCCTGCCGGCGTTCGAGGCTGGCGCGATCGAGGTGCAGGATGCGGGCAGCCAGTTCGTCGCGCTCGCCTGTGCCGCGAAACCGGGTGAGCGGGTCGTCGACCTGTGCGCCGGGGCGGGGGGCAAGACGCTGGCGCTGGCCGCCGCAATGGCCAATGACGGCGTGATCCTGGCGACCGATACCGACCGCGCGCGGCTGCAACGCCTGTCGCCGCGCGCCGAACGGGCGGGCGTGACGATTGCGGAAACGCGGCTGCTCAATCCGGGGCGCGAGGCGGAAGTGCTGGAGGACTGGCGCGACGCCGCCGATCTGGTGCTGGTCGACGCGCCATGTTCGGGCACAGGCACCTGGCGGCGCAATCCCGAAGCGCGCTGGCGACTGACGCCCGATCGGCTGGCCCGGCTGACGGCGACGCAGGCGCGCTTGCTCGACTTGGCCGCCACGCTGGTGCGGCCCGGCGGGCGGCTGGTGCATGTCGTGTGCTCGCTGCTGGATGCCGAAGGGCGCGATCAGGCCGACGCCTTTCTGGCGCGGCATCCGGGGTGGCGCGTGGTGCCGCTGGATCTGCCGGCGGGTGCGCCGCACGGCCTTGGAATCCGACTCGATCCCGCCCATCATGGGACAGACGGCTTTTTCGTCGCGATGATGACAAGGCCGTGA
- a CDS encoding transposase — protein sequence MAYPEGPADDRAREPGRGRPPEQNRSIIKGILWRLRCGAPWRDVSPKYGSWNTIYRRFRR from the coding sequence ATGGCGTATCCTGAAGGACCTGCTGACGATCGAGCGAGAGAACCGGGCCGGGGCAGACCTCCCGAACAGAACCGTTCGATCATCAAGGGCATACTGTGGCGGCTGCGGTGTGGTGCGCCGTGGCGCGACGTGTCGCCAAAATACGGGAGCTGGAACACCATCTACCGCCGGTTCCGGCGATAG
- a CDS encoding ribonuclease yields MAEWLYEAGIGEARAALVSRGRIWKARIELAGGGPREGAVARARLVEINGPRTGKVTLADRGGDALLEPLPRGVTQGATLTVRIVREGIVERGRLRLPKAVPADGAPHPGLTLRDRIAATGLPVRECRAHEPDRLEEAGWSEVLDEALTGDIAFPGGWLRMAITPAMTLFDVDGAPPHGPLSIAAAHAVAQALERHGIGGSIGIDFPTLADKAERQAVAEAIDAALPQPFERTAINGFGFMQVVRRRARASLPEQIMADPVGHAARALLRQFERLPPPAPDTHIVPEPVARWLARRPELTDELARRTGVAAHFVAEERR; encoded by the coding sequence TTGGCTGAATGGCTCTACGAAGCCGGGATCGGTGAGGCGCGTGCCGCGCTGGTCTCTCGCGGACGCATCTGGAAGGCACGCATCGAACTAGCCGGCGGCGGGCCGCGCGAAGGCGCAGTCGCGCGCGCGCGCCTTGTCGAAATCAACGGCCCCCGCACGGGCAAGGTGACGCTGGCCGACCGCGGCGGCGACGCGCTGCTGGAACCGCTGCCGCGCGGCGTGACGCAGGGCGCGACCCTGACCGTCCGAATCGTGCGGGAAGGGATTGTCGAGCGCGGGCGCTTGCGCCTGCCAAAGGCTGTGCCTGCCGACGGCGCGCCCCATCCCGGTCTCACGCTGCGCGACCGCATCGCGGCCACCGGCCTGCCCGTGCGCGAATGTCGCGCCCATGAGCCTGACCGGCTGGAGGAAGCCGGCTGGTCCGAGGTCTTGGATGAGGCGCTGACCGGCGACATCGCCTTTCCCGGCGGATGGCTTCGAATGGCGATCACCCCGGCCATGACCCTGTTCGATGTCGATGGCGCGCCGCCGCACGGTCCGCTGTCCATCGCGGCCGCCCACGCCGTCGCGCAGGCGCTTGAGCGGCACGGTATTGGCGGCTCGATCGGTATCGATTTCCCGACCCTGGCCGACAAGGCAGAGCGACAGGCTGTGGCCGAAGCGATCGACGCCGCCCTGCCCCAGCCGTTCGAACGCACCGCGATCAACGGCTTCGGCTTCATGCAGGTCGTGCGCCGCCGTGCGCGCGCGTCGCTGCCCGAACAGATCATGGCGGATCCCGTGGGCCACGCCGCCCGCGCGCTGCTGCGTCAGTTCGAGCGGCTTCCGCCGCCCGCGCCCGATACCCATATCGTCCCCGAACCCGTGGCGCGCTGGCTGGCGCGCCGCCCCGAACTGACCGACGAACTGGCGCGGCGCACCGGCGTTGCCGCGCATTTCGTTGCCGAGGAACGTCGATGA
- a CDS encoding M20/M25/M40 family metallo-hydrolase: MTRINLSLAAALLASVASPALAQDDAASRVTQTVRTLASDTFEGRAPGTAGEDRTVGYLIARFQGLGLEPAGPDGKWVQPVPLLHTRLGTPATLAFKGPKGTMPVEVAKDIYVSTIRPDDRSVIDAPVVFVGYGVDAPERKWDDFKGADLKGKVAIFLVNDPDFEAKPGEPAAGKFGDRTMTYYGRWTYKFEEAARQGAVGALIVHDTAGAGYGWNVVTSPGGENYDIVRKAENVTSVRLQGWLSGDAAGRLFESAGLDLNAMKAAARKPDFRPAPLKGVSFAADVPVRHEVLTSHNVLARIPGTTKPDEVVMYGAHWDAYGKGKPDAQGRIYRAGANDDALGIAGILEIARGIKAGPAPARSVVFAAWTAEERGLLGSEYYAANPIYPMEKTVANLTLDILQTAGLANDVVLVGKGQNTLEDDMARVAATQGRRVTPESLPERGLFYRADHFSFAKRGVPVMLLMSIAGASDLKQGGTAAGQAWIDAYTGNCYHQACDAWSPEWNLDGAIQDIALAEQIGSELARGDKWPKWKTGSEFRAIREESTPAN; this comes from the coding sequence ATGACACGCATCAACCTTTCGCTCGCCGCCGCGCTGCTTGCCAGCGTGGCCTCCCCCGCCCTCGCCCAGGACGATGCCGCGTCGCGCGTGACCCAGACGGTCCGCACGCTTGCGTCCGATACGTTCGAGGGGCGAGCGCCCGGCACGGCGGGAGAGGACCGCACGGTCGGCTATCTGATCGCGCGCTTCCAGGGGCTGGGATTGGAGCCTGCGGGGCCGGACGGAAAATGGGTGCAGCCGGTGCCGCTGCTCCACACCCGGCTGGGCACGCCCGCCACGCTGGCGTTCAAGGGGCCGAAGGGCACGATGCCGGTCGAGGTGGCCAAGGACATTTATGTCTCGACCATCCGCCCCGACGATCGTTCGGTCATCGACGCGCCGGTCGTCTTCGTCGGCTACGGCGTCGATGCACCCGAACGCAAATGGGACGATTTCAAGGGCGCCGACCTGAAGGGCAAGGTCGCCATCTTCCTGGTCAACGACCCCGATTTCGAAGCGAAGCCGGGCGAACCGGCGGCGGGCAAGTTCGGCGACCGCACCATGACTTACTATGGCCGCTGGACCTACAAGTTCGAGGAAGCCGCGCGGCAGGGCGCGGTCGGCGCGCTGATCGTGCATGACACGGCGGGCGCGGGTTATGGATGGAACGTCGTCACCAGCCCCGGCGGCGAGAATTACGACATCGTCCGCAAGGCCGAGAACGTGACCAGCGTGCGGCTTCAAGGCTGGCTGTCGGGCGACGCCGCGGGCCGGTTGTTCGAGTCGGCCGGGCTGGACCTGAACGCGATGAAGGCGGCCGCGCGCAAGCCCGATTTTCGTCCGGCGCCGCTGAAGGGCGTCAGCTTTGCCGCCGACGTGCCCGTGCGGCACGAAGTGCTGACCAGCCACAATGTGCTGGCGCGCATCCCCGGCACGACCAAGCCGGACGAAGTGGTGATGTATGGCGCGCACTGGGACGCTTATGGCAAGGGCAAGCCCGACGCGCAGGGGCGCATCTATCGCGCGGGCGCCAATGACGACGCGCTGGGCATTGCCGGAATCCTCGAAATTGCGCGCGGGATCAAGGCGGGGCCGGCCCCGGCACGCAGCGTGGTATTCGCGGCCTGGACGGCGGAGGAGCGCGGGCTGCTGGGGTCCGAATATTACGCCGCCAACCCCATCTATCCCATGGAAAAGACGGTCGCGAACCTGACGCTGGACATCCTGCAGACCGCTGGCCTCGCCAATGACGTGGTGCTGGTGGGCAAGGGCCAGAACACGCTGGAGGACGACATGGCCCGTGTCGCCGCGACGCAGGGGCGCCGCGTGACGCCCGAAAGCCTGCCCGAACGCGGGTTGTTCTACCGCGCGGACCATTTCTCCTTTGCCAAGCGCGGCGTGCCGGTGATGCTGTTGATGAGCATTGCGGGGGCATCCGACCTGAAACAGGGCGGCACGGCGGCCGGTCAGGCGTGGATCGATGCCTATACCGGCAACTGCTATCACCAGGCTTGCGACGCATGGTCGCCGGAATGGAATCTGGACGGCGCGATTCAGGACATCGCACTGGCCGAACAGATCGGCAGCGAACTGGCGCGCGGCGACAAATGGCCGAAATGGAAGACGGGTTCCGAATTCCGCGCCATTCGGGAAGAATCGACACCGGCGAACTGA
- a CDS encoding cupin domain-containing protein, which yields MSERRDSSGNLLSHLPDARAGEVFADILRRPGCRIERIVSHGQVTPPKAPYCQDHDEWVLVLSGRAIVEVAGRQNVLMPGDHLFIPRRAEHRVTHTDLNGPTVWLAVHIGEGTG from the coding sequence ATGAGCGAGAGACGGGATTCGAGCGGCAATCTTTTGTCCCACTTACCTGACGCGCGGGCGGGGGAGGTGTTTGCGGACATTCTGCGCCGGCCCGGCTGCAGGATCGAACGCATCGTCTCTCATGGACAAGTGACCCCGCCCAAGGCGCCCTATTGCCAGGACCATGACGAATGGGTGCTGGTGTTGAGCGGCCGGGCGATTGTGGAGGTCGCCGGGCGGCAGAACGTGCTGATGCCCGGCGATCATCTGTTCATTCCGCGCCGCGCGGAACACCGTGTGACCCACACCGATTTGAACGGGCCGACAGTCTGGCTGGCGGTGCATATCGGTGAGGGGACGGGCTGA
- a CDS encoding excalibur calcium-binding domain-containing protein, producing the protein MRRSSAFNQPSPQGRQRHSRRPEPKPVPMELKLLGVAAALGAVVGVGSIAASEGGLQRITSAAHSFAVNTGRARVRAPQAGDYWAGCDSARSAGTAPIYREEPGYRAEMDGDGDGIACEPYRGNQ; encoded by the coding sequence ATGCGCCGCAGCTCCGCCTTCAACCAACCATCGCCACAGGGGCGGCAAAGGCACTCACGCCGACCTGAGCCGAAGCCCGTCCCTATGGAATTGAAGCTACTCGGCGTGGCGGCGGCACTAGGGGCAGTTGTAGGCGTCGGGTCGATCGCAGCAAGTGAGGGTGGGTTGCAGCGGATAACCTCCGCTGCTCATTCCTTCGCAGTAAACACCGGCAGGGCTCGTGTCCGCGCACCTCAAGCTGGCGATTATTGGGCTGGGTGTGATTCAGCGCGCTCAGCAGGCACTGCTCCGATTTACCGTGAAGAGCCAGGCTACCGGGCCGAAATGGACGGAGACGGCGATGGCATCGCCTGCGAGCCATATCGCGGAAACCAATAG
- a CDS encoding transposase, whose protein sequence is MRGRSNRRVKIENDRSLYKQRNRIERMFGQLKINRAIATRYDQPASSFLGMVHLATARYRLKFVHVA, encoded by the coding sequence ATCCGCGGTCGCTCAAACCGGCGAGTGAAGATCGAGAATGACCGGTCGCTCTACAAGCAACGGAACCGCATCGAGCGCATGTTCGGCCAACTCAAGATCAACCGTGCCATCGCAACACGCTACGACCAGCCGGCCAGCAGCTTCCTCGGCATGGTCCACCTCGCCACCGCCAGGTACCGGCTCAAATTTGTCCACGTCGCCTAA
- a CDS encoding DUF305 domain-containing protein, with protein sequence MTYTRFAAMIVTSTLIMFGLMYLNTYALSHVTYSQTRTWMALVMGACMAAIMIAFMWNMYPNRRANIGIVAGAVAVFAGALWLVRSQETVSDVSYMKAMIPHHSIAIMTSERAHIRDPQVRRLADRIIDAQVREIAEMKRHIARLEAQPTPSGAPDLPSYRDRGVQPPPPETDDSADVNTLAPIQ encoded by the coding sequence ATGACCTACACCCGCTTTGCCGCGATGATCGTCACGTCGACATTGATCATGTTCGGGCTGATGTATCTCAACACCTATGCCCTTTCGCATGTCACATACAGCCAGACTCGCACGTGGATGGCGCTGGTGATGGGGGCGTGCATGGCGGCGATCATGATCGCCTTCATGTGGAACATGTATCCCAATCGCCGCGCCAATATCGGCATCGTCGCCGGCGCGGTCGCGGTGTTCGCGGGCGCACTGTGGCTTGTTCGCAGCCAGGAAACGGTCAGCGACGTCAGCTATATGAAGGCGATGATCCCACACCATTCCATCGCGATCATGACCAGCGAACGCGCGCATATCCGCGACCCGCAGGTCCGGCGCCTGGCCGACCGCATCATCGATGCCCAAGTGCGCGAAATTGCCGAGATGAAGCGTCACATCGCCCGGCTGGAGGCTCAGCCGACACCATCGGGCGCGCCTGACCTGCCGTCCTATCGCGACCGGGGGGTTCAACCCCCGCCGCCCGAAACCGATGACAGCGCGGACGTCAACACACTGGCGCCCATTCAGTAA
- a CDS encoding DNA gyrase inhibitor YacG → MSKARTRSKGCPVCATASHPDHAPFCSQGCRDRDLLQWLGEGYRLPGTAIDPTEIDGLDRHDSRD, encoded by the coding sequence ATGAGCAAGGCCAGGACAAGATCAAAGGGATGTCCCGTCTGTGCGACGGCATCGCATCCCGACCACGCCCCTTTTTGTTCGCAGGGATGCCGCGACCGCGATCTGCTGCAATGGCTGGGCGAAGGATATCGCCTGCCGGGGACTGCAATCGACCCAACTGAAATTGATGGGCTAGACAGGCACGATTCGCGCGACTAA